ATCCACTGTGGCAGGTTCGGGAAGATCGGAAAGATCACCGGGAAGAGGAGCAAGATCCCTGCCGACTTGAACAGGGTGAACAGGACGGTCGAGTCCTTGGATACGGACCCGAGGATGAGGCCGATCTCGGCCATCATCACGCCGGCGATCGCGAGCGAGATCAGCATGGCTCCACCATGGCGGCCCCAGGCGGAGTTGAGGAGCAGCGTGAACACCCCGGTTGCGATCGCCAGCACAAACCCGAACAAGCCCTTGGCGGCCAGCACCTCCGTCATGCGAGCCGGTGTGGCCAGTACGGCGTCGAGGGTGCGGTTCTCCCGCTCTTGCACGATGCTCATGGCCGGAATGAACGAGCCGCCGATGACTACGGCGTAGATCATCACGAGTGGCAGAAGGCGGGTGACGAGGTCGTATCCTTCCTGGCCGAGCGAGATCACCTTCACGTCGACGGGGGCCGGAGCGCCCGCGATGCTCCGGATGAGATCGAGCATGGTCACCTCGAGGATGATGCGGTTCGACACAAGACTCTCCCCGGAGACGAACAGGTGCAGCTCCGGCATTGCGCCCGTCTTCACGTCCGTGTCGAAACCGGGCTGGAGAACGAGTCCGGCATCGAGGTCGTTCGACTCGACCATGCGCTTGAGCTTCTCCACCGAATCGAGGACGGTCACCTTGATCCCATCGAGTTGCCGGACCTGCGCCGTGATGACCGAGTTCCCTTCATCGACAACACCGAGGCGGGGCTGTGCTTGGAACAAGGTCCCGAACACGCCTCGAATCAGCAGAGTGATCAGGATCGGCAGGACGATCGCGTAGAGGAGCAACGGCGATCTGGGTCCGACCTGGAGCTCGCGTCGGAACAGGGCAAGAAGTCTCATAGCGTCTCGACTTTCCGCTTGAGGACGAAGACTCCTGCGCCAAAGGCGACGGCGCTCCATGCGACGGTCATCGCGAAGAAGGGAGCGGTCTCGCTCCATCCGGCTCCATAGGATGTGGCACGCACGATGGCTTCGGTCATGCCGTAGGACGGCAGGACCTGGATCCACGTCGCCGGCGTGCCCGGGAACAAAGCCGCTCCGGCGGGAATCATGATCGGAATCATGAGGAACATGCTCCAGAAGAGAATCTCGATGAAATCCTTGCCGGTCGCTCCTGCAAGCAGGGCAAGCCCGGTCACGAGGAACGCACCGAGGAGGAGCGCGGCCGCGAGCACGAGCGGCCGGCCGCCAAATGATCGGATCGCGACCATCAGGACGGCGACTTCGGCGAACGCAAGCCCGGTGCCGAGCAGCGTCTTGGCTGCCAGGAAGTCCGACGTCCGAGCCGGTGTCACGAGTATGGCCGTGACGGTTCGGGAGCGTATCTCCTCGGCGATGAGCGCGGCAAAGGCGAACATTTCCATCATGAGGGCGAAGATGGCCAACAGCGGGCGCATCCGCTCTTGCATCGAGATCTGGTCACCCGTCCGGTCCGGA
This region of Actinomycetota bacterium genomic DNA includes:
- a CDS encoding ABC transporter permease, with amino-acid sequence MRLLALFRRELQVGPRSPLLLYAIVLPILITLLIRGVFGTLFQAQPRLGVVDEGNSVITAQVRQLDGIKVTVLDSVEKLKRMVESNDLDAGLVLQPGFDTDVKTGAMPELHLFVSGESLVSNRIILEVTMLDLIRSIAGAPAPVDVKVISLGQEGYDLVTRLLPLVMIYAVVIGGSFIPAMSIVQERENRTLDAVLATPARMTEVLAAKGLFGFVLAIATGVFTLLLNSAWGRHGGAMLISLAIAGVMMAEIGLILGSVSKDSTVLFTLFKSAGILLLFPVIFPIFPNLPQWIAHLGPTYYFLDPIFKIAVEGSALRDVWVTLAIGVAICAALVPIVKVLGHRLEGRLAATA
- a CDS encoding ABC transporter permease, with protein sequence MNRGRIIWAIVRKDVAQMSRDRFFVFITTLALVGYVALFWAMPDTVDETIRLGVHGTGIETLLARLGDQEGLALTNFDTSEALQTAVEEKQNQLAAGIDFPDGFLSAVATGRQTTVRVFVPAGTPPEIREAMRSMVRELAYMIAGNRPPVSAPAEEAMVLGPDRTGDQISMQERMRPLLAIFALMMEMFAFAALIAEEIRSRTVTAILVTPARTSDFLAAKTLLGTGLAFAEVAVLMVAIRSFGGRPLVLAAALLLGAFLVTGLALLAGATGKDFIEILFWSMFLMIPIMIPAGAALFPGTPATWIQVLPSYGMTEAIVRATSYGAGWSETAPFFAMTVAWSAVAFGAGVFVLKRKVETL